The following are encoded in a window of Falco biarmicus isolate bFalBia1 chromosome 8, bFalBia1.pri, whole genome shotgun sequence genomic DNA:
- the LOC130153489 gene encoding TGF-beta receptor type-2-like → MGYWRKPGLLALLLLSFSCSAGARRSLKTNLCKWCDSTPPACEEKVCYSNCNLNSYCEDPYEICVAIWRQDNESIRISTLCHNPHRPIENLMVPNYNTSRCIMTHQPSEDGIIYICGCVDEQECNDKLIFENHTNGYSMLQSKEVIPVAAISLLPPLLVAVMITVTFYLCRTQKQRKRAKAWGGKAGQPPALPEQGRSAEREEKLSVLMDESPACAGPTSRPAELLPIELDEMVGKGQFAEVWRAKLSHSRSGQYETVAVKIFPCEEYSSWKNESQIFTDTSLKHDSVLRFLTAEDRGTGPRREYWLITAYHSRGNLKDYLSHHVLSWMDLQKMAGSLVSGVAHLHSDYTACGRPKIPIAHRDIKSTNVLVKNEQECVLCDFGIAIRLDPSLTVDDFANSGQVGTARYMAPEVLESRVNLEDLESFKQMDVYSMALVLWEMASRCEVVGEVKNYELPFGSKVQEQPCVDTMRDIVLHGRGRPEIPSSWLVHQGMRFLCDTITECWDHDPEARLTAHCVAERFNLMAQMDCDDILNNNTDNEASKTASPGGEHQDSDGSRNTQ, encoded by the exons cttGCAGTGCTGGTGCTCGCCGCAGCCTTAAGACCAACCTGTGCAAGTGGTGCGACTCCACGCCGCCGGCCTGTGAGGAGAAGGTGTGCTACAGCAACTGCAACCTCAACTCCTACTGTGAGGACCCCTACGAGATCTGCGTGGCCATATG GAGACAGGACAATGAGAGCATCAGGATCAGCACGCTGTGCCACAATCCCCACCGCCCCATCGAAAACCTCATGGTCCCCAACTACAACACGTCACGCTGCATCATGACCCACCAGCCCAGCGAGGACGGCATCATCTACATCTGCGGCTGCGTGGACGAGCAGGAGTGCAACGATAAACTGATCTTTGAAAACCACACCAACG GCTACTCCATGCTGCAGAGCAAGGAGGTGATCCCGGTGGCCGCCATCAGCCTCCTGCCCCCGCTGCTGGTGGCGGTGATGATCACGGTGACATTTTACCTCTGCCGCACGCAGAAGCAGCGCAAGAGAGCCAAGGCGTGGGGTGGGAAAGCGGGACAGCCCCCGGCGCTGCCAGAGCAGGGGAGGTCTGCTGAGCGGGAGGAGAAGTTGTCCGTGCTGATGGACGAGAGCCCGGCCTGTGCCGGCCCCACCAGCCGCCCCGCCGAGCTGCTCCCCATTGAGCTGGACGAGATGGTGGGCAAAGGGCAGTTCGCGGAGGTGTGGAGGGCCAAGCTGAGCCACAGCCGCTCGGGGCAGTACGAGACGGTGGCTGTGAAGATCTTCCCCTGTGAGGAGTACTCCTCCTGGAAGAACGAGAGCCAGATTTTCACCGACACCAGCCTCAAGCATGACAGCGTCCTGCGGTTCCTCACTGCCGAGGACCGGGGCACAGGGCCACGCCGGGAGTACTGGCTCATCACTGCCTACCACAGCCGGGGCAACCTCAAGGACTACTTGTCCCACCACGTCCTGAGCTGGATGGACCTGCAGAAGATGGCGGGCTCCCTGGTGAGCGGGGTGGCCCACCTCCACAGCGACTACACTGCCTGTGGCAGGCCGAAAATCCCCATCGCCCACCGGGACATCAAAAGCACGAACGTCCTGGTGAAGAACGAGCAGGAGTGCGTGCTCTGCGACTTCGGCATCGCCATACGCCTCGACCCTTCCCTGACAGTAGATGACTTTGCCAACAGCGGGCAG GTGGGCACCGCCAGGTACATGGCCCCAGAGGTCCTGGAGTCCAGGGTGAACCTGGAAGACCTGGAGTCTTTCAAGCAGATGGATGTCTACTCCATGGCCCTCGTTTTATGGGAAATGGCCTCCAGATGTGAAGTGGTAGGAG AGGTAAAGAATTATGAGCTGCCTTTTGGGTCAAAAGTCCAGGAGCAGCCCTGTGTGGACACCATGAGGGACATCGTGCTGCATGGCAGAGGGCGACCCGAGATCCCAAGCAGCTGGCTGGTGCATCAG GGAATGCGTTTTCTGTGCGACACCATCACAGAGTGCTGGGACCACGACCCTGAGGCTCGCCTCACCGCCCACTGCGTGGCCGAGCGCTTCAACCTGATGGCACAGATGGATTGCGACGACATCCTCAACAACAACACTGACAACGAGGCCAGCAAAACAGCTTCTCCAGGTGGGGAGCACCAGGACAGTGACGGGAGCAGAAATACGCAGTGA